One region of Pyramidobacter sp. YE332 genomic DNA includes:
- a CDS encoding Xaa-Pro peptidase family protein, whose translation MNQRRIDKIMASLKDAGLTQALLSDPFSLTYVTGDDFRPGERFLALLLREGQKPALFLNRLFFAPHVAAENIVPYDDTERGALKALPLIDRSRPLGVDKKMPAEFLLELQQADAAAGYVNASPCVDRVRACKDAEEIALMTRASQMNDQAMLALRERVREGVTEIELADELAGIYRELGADGLSFPSIVSFGANAADPHHSPDGTVLKPGQCVLFDIGCIKDGYCSDMTRTYYFKTASAKDREIYEITRRANEAAEAAMKPGVRYCDLDGIARKIIADAGYGPYFTHRLGHSIGQQGHEWGDVSSANTEQVRPGNVFSCEPGIYLPGETGVRIEDLCLITETGVRILNQVPKELQIIE comes from the coding sequence ATGAATCAACGGCGAATCGACAAGATCATGGCCAGTCTGAAAGATGCGGGGCTCACGCAGGCCCTGTTGAGCGATCCTTTCTCGCTGACCTACGTGACCGGCGACGACTTCCGCCCCGGCGAGCGCTTTCTGGCGCTCCTGCTGCGCGAGGGGCAGAAACCGGCGCTGTTTTTGAACCGGCTGTTCTTCGCCCCCCACGTGGCGGCGGAAAACATCGTTCCCTACGACGATACCGAGCGCGGCGCGCTCAAGGCCCTGCCCCTGATCGACCGTTCCCGGCCGCTGGGCGTGGACAAAAAAATGCCCGCCGAGTTCTTGCTCGAACTTCAGCAGGCGGACGCCGCTGCCGGCTACGTGAACGCTTCCCCCTGCGTGGACCGCGTGCGCGCCTGCAAGGACGCCGAGGAGATCGCCCTGATGACGCGCGCCTCGCAGATGAACGATCAGGCCATGCTGGCCCTTCGCGAGCGCGTCCGCGAAGGCGTGACGGAGATCGAACTGGCCGACGAACTGGCCGGCATCTACCGCGAGCTGGGCGCCGACGGCCTGTCGTTCCCGTCGATCGTCAGCTTCGGCGCCAACGCCGCCGATCCGCACCATTCGCCCGACGGCACCGTGCTGAAGCCGGGACAGTGCGTGCTCTTCGACATCGGCTGCATCAAAGACGGCTATTGTTCCGACATGACGCGCACCTATTACTTCAAGACGGCGAGCGCCAAGGACCGCGAAATCTACGAGATCACGCGCCGCGCCAACGAGGCTGCGGAAGCGGCGATGAAACCCGGCGTGCGCTACTGCGACTTAGACGGCATCGCCCGCAAGATCATTGCCGACGCCGGATACGGACCGTACTTCACGCACCGTCTCGGGCATTCCATCGGCCAGCAGGGGCACGAATGGGGCGACGTGAGCAGCGCCAACACGGAACAGGTCAGACCGGGCAACGTCTTTTCCTGCGAGCCGGGCATCTATCTTCCCGGCGAGACGGGCGTGCGCATCGAAGATCTGTGTCTGATCACCGAAACGGGCGTGCGCATCCTCAATCAGGTTCCCAAGGAGCTTCAGATCATCGAATGA
- a CDS encoding GNAT family N-acetyltransferase has product MIEIVFEETRKRTAAYDGEKCVGLCAYAEDGAVWTAYHTEVEPVYGGQGIAARLVDELVRAARERGVKIVPTCSYALRQFEKTTEYDSVRG; this is encoded by the coding sequence GTGATCGAAATTGTCTTTGAAGAAACGAGAAAACGCACCGCCGCCTACGACGGCGAAAAGTGCGTAGGGCTGTGTGCCTATGCCGAAGACGGCGCAGTTTGGACCGCGTACCATACTGAAGTCGAGCCCGTCTATGGCGGGCAGGGCATCGCCGCGCGCCTGGTGGACGAACTGGTCCGGGCGGCCCGTGAGCGCGGCGTCAAAATCGTGCCGACCTGTTCGTATGCGCTCCGCCAGTTTGAGAAGACGACGGAGTACGACTCTGTCAGGGGATAA